The genomic stretch GGCTTGTAGACAGGCCTGCCTGGCATCAAACAGGATTGCATTTGGCTTGTAGACAGGCCTGCCTGGCATCAAACAGGATTGCATTTGGCTTGTAGACAGGCCTGCCTGGCATCAAACAGGATTGCATTTGGCTTGTAGACAGGCCTGCCTGGCATCAAACAGGATTGCCTTTGGCTTGTAGACAGGCCTGCCTGGTGTCAAACAAGTTTTCAACTCAGCTAGTTGATCCTGTAGCCCAACTTTCATCATTCCGGGGCACAGCCCTCGTCAAAAACAATACTGAGCAAAAGGCTCAATTAACACCTTCCATCAGTTTAGCTATTGGGACAACCGGATAAATCCTCCCGAAAATAGGGAAAAAGTAAAAACAATGAACAAAGAAAAGCGCTGCCCAAATTGCCAAAAAGCTTTTGCCTGCACTACGGAATGTTGGTGCAGTGCTTTTCCTCCTATTGTCCCACTGGAAGAAAACAAGGGCTGTCTGTGCCCTGACTGCCTAAAGTCCGCCATACAGGACCGCATCAGCCACTGGACAGCACACCTCAGCCCAAAAAAGATCAAAACGATCCAAAAAATGGGGAAACCCACTTCCCTGATCGAAGGCATCGACTACACGGTCAATGACCAGGGATTTTATGTATTTTCGAGTTGGTACTTGCTCAGGCAAGGGAAATGCTGTGGCAATGGTTGCAAAAATTGTCCCTATCAAAAAAAGAATTGATATTGAACCAGAAATCATGAACAACAAAAGACAGCACAGCTTTCCTATTGAACAAGGAGATGGCCTATCCAACTGTAACCTACGACTACTTCCACTAATCCAGGATAGCAGCCAGTGAACTTTCAAGTCAATAGCCTAACAACTTATAACTATCCGCACCATAAACCATGATCTATTACATTACAGGCGGTGAACGCTCGGGAAAAAGCAACTATGCCCAGCAGTTGGCCGAAAGCCTATCAAAAACACCATTGTATCTGGCCACATCAAGAATTTGGGACCAGGACTTCCAAAAACGAGTGGACAGGCACCAAGCAGACAGGGACGAACGCTGGACAACCATCGAAGAAGAAAAACACCTCGGCCAAGTAGATATTTCTGGAAAAGTAGTTGTCTTGGACTGCGTGACCCTCTGGCTGACCAATTGGTTCTCCGATACAAAAGGTGACATTGCAAGTTGCTTGGACCACTGCAAATCAGAACTGGACCTGTTGTTTGATTCCGCTCAAAACGGTACCTTGATCATCATTTCCAATGAAATCGGCATGGGACTGCATGCCCAAACGGAAGTAGGCCGAAAGTTCACCGAACTCCAAGGCTGGATCAATCAGTACATTGCCCAAAGGACCGATAAAGCTACCTTTATGGTTTCTGGACTTCCTTTAGAACTGAAGTGATGATTGGGCGAGATGTGAGACTTGATCCATAAGAGACGAAAAAAGAACGGCCGCATTTTTATCAGAATAAATTAATTTCATGACAAGAAAAAACAACCTTAATGAATCATAGCTATCAGCGTCATCTGTGTGCCATTAAAATCAATAACCTTTCAATTTTACTATTTCCAAAATGATCAAAAGTGTATTCAACTGGAGTGGCGGCAAGGACAGCGCATTGGCCTTATACCATGTAATGCAGGATGAGGAGATTCACGTGGACAGGTTGATGACCACGGTGAATGAGGCCTATCAGCGAGTTTCCATGCACGGTGTAAGAAGAGAATTGCTACAGGCACAGGCCAGGTCTATTGGCCTTCAGGTGGATGAGCTCTTACTCCCCGAGATGCCCAGCATGGACACGTATAACCAGCTTATGGGGGATAAAATGAGAGAGATTAAGGATGCCGATATCACCCACAGCATCTTTGGCGATATTTTTTTAGAGGATCTTAAGAAATACAGGGAAGAAAAACTAGCCGAAGCAGGGTTAAAGGCCTTGTTTCCACTTTGGAAAAGAAATACCACCGAGCTTATCCATGAATTTTTGGACTTGGGTTTTAAAACAGTCGTCGTCTGCGTAAAAACTGAGCTTTTACCCAAAGAATTTGCAGGAAGGGTGATTGACGAGGATTTTTTGAAAGACCTGCCATCATCGGTAGATCCCTGCGGGGAAAATGGGGAATTCCACACCTTCGTATTTGATGGGCCGATCTTCTCGTCTCCAGTGCACTTTGCCTTGGGCGATAAAGTGTTTCGCAGCTATGAAGCACCAAAAGACAAAAAGGAAGGCTGCTATTCCTTTTCCCATGAGCAACCAAAAGAAATTGGCTTTTACTTCCAGGACTTAAAACCTGCAGAAAAATGATAGATTTTCACATTCCGCCATTAGACCATTCGCTTGAAAAAGCTCTACAGCAAAAAATTGATCTTAAAACCAAGCCCATCGGCGCTCTTGGTGATCTGGAAAACCTCGCCCTACACATTGGCTTGGTCCAACAATCGCTCAGCCCTTCGCTAAAACACCCACATATTTTGGTATTTGCGGGGGACCACGGGATCGCCAAAGAAAACCTGGTCAACCCTTATCCGCAGGAAGTAACCTATCAGATGGTCATGAACTTCTTGGAAGGAGGAGCCGCCATCAACATATTTGCCAAACAGCACCACTTGGCACTAAAAGTCATAGACGCTGGAGTCAACTATGATTTTACCGATCAGCCCAATTTGATCCATGCAAAAATTGCCAAAGGAACGGCCAATTATCTCCATGGTCCGGCCATGACCGAAGAGCAATGTTTGGGCGCATTACAAAAAGGTGCCGAGCTAGTGGACCAGGTTTACCAAGAGGGCTGCAATGTGATTGGCTTTGGTGAAATGGGCATTAGCAACACCTCTTCTGCGGCCCTTATCATGCACACCATCTGCGGTTTACCCCTGCAAGAATGCGTGGGAAAGGGCACTGGCACTAATGATAATCAACAAAAAATCAAGCTTCAAACGCTATCAAAGGCCATTCGTTTACATAACCAAATTGACAAGAAAAATCCTGTGCAAATTTTGAGTACCTTTGGGGGCTTTGAAATTGCACAGTTATGCGGCGCAATGCTAAAAGCTGCGGAAAGGAAGATGGTCATATTAGTGGATGGTTTTATCACCACAGCAGCTGTACTGGTTGCGAAAACAATAGATGCCAATCTACTTTCCTACTGCATTTTCACACATTGTTCACATGAAAAAGGCCATGCTGCCATGCTGGAGTATTTCAAGGCAAAACCATTGCTTAGGTTAGGAATGAGACTTGGCGAAGGTTCTGGTGCCGCTTTGGCCTACCCTTTGGTAGCATCGGCTTGTGGGTTTCTGAACGAAATGGCGAGTTTTGACAGTGCAGGGGTAAGTAAAGAAAGCAGATAAATCAAAGGACTTTTAACCATGATTTTATGATGAGAGAATTACAGGCTTTTTTTACGGCATTAATGTTTTACACGCGGATCCCCTGTCCGTCATGGGTGGATCATTCAGAAGAATACCTGCGAATTTCCAGAAAGTACTTTCCTTTTATAGGGTGGATAATTGGAGGGGCATCGGCCATTACATTGCTCTTATCCTATCAGGTTTTACCTGTTACCCTTGCCCTGTTTCTGTCCATTGCCATTTCCGTCATCCTCACCGGGGCATTCCATGAAGATGGATTTGCTGACACCATGGATGGATTTGGAGGAGGATGGACCAAGGAAAAGATCCTCCTGATCATGAAAGACAGTCGGATTGGCACTTTTGGAGCTGTCGGCTTGATTCTCCTTTTGGCCATCAAGTTCCTTGGACTAATGGAATTGGCCAAAATTATTCAAAAAAACAGTTATAGCTTTGAGTTTTACCAATGCATCTTTGCTTGCTATATCTCAGGACACTCGATAAGCAGATTTGTTGCACTTACTTTTTTCAAAACCCACCAATATGCCAAGATAAACGATGAAATCGGCAGCAAATCCAAGCCCATAGCCAAAGGGGACTTCCCAACCAGGGACTTGTTTGTCGCTTCTGTTTTTGCCTTTCTCCCCTTGGCACTCTTCCAGAATTACGCAGTTTTCCTGGCTATCATCCCGTGTTTTATGGCCAAATGGTGGATGGGCAGGTGGTTCCAAAAATGGATCGGGGGCTACACAGGAGATTGCCTGGGAGCTGTCCAGCAAGTCACGGAAGTCGTTTTCTATCTGAGCCTACTCATCATATGGAAATATATCTGATCCGCCACACCAAACCGGCCATAGCCAAAGGAACCTGCTATGGGCAGACAGACCTCCATCTAGCAGACAGTTTCCCGGAAGAAGCCAACATCATCAAAACAAAACTGACGGGACAAATCACTTCAATACAGGTTTTTAGCAGCCCACTACTTCGCTGCTCTACATTGGCCAAAGCCCTTTTCCCCACTGTCTCCATCACCGAAGATCCGCGCTTGATGGAATTGGATTTTGGCAATTGGGAGATGCTCGCTTGGGATGATATTCCCAAGATAGAAATCACCCCCTGGATGGAAGACTTTGTCCAAGTTCCCTGTCCCGGGGGAGAAAGTTACCGGCAGCTTTATGATCGCTGTGTGGCCTTTATCACCGAGCTCAAAAAGCAACAAATCGAAAAAGCCATCATCATCACGCACGCAGGCCCCATCCGCGCCATCCACGCCTATTTTAATAATATCGCACTTAAAGACTCCTTCTCACTGAAAGTGGATTATGGGGAAGTTATAAAATTAGGAAATTGAAAGATTGAAAGATTGAGTCATCTTCGCTAGCAACGAGGATGTTCCCAACCTTTGTGTCAACTCCTCCCAATTTGCCAAAAGGATGCCGAAGCAGGGCATTTGCAATGCCCCACGATCAATCTCGTGTACATTCCCTGAAATCCTTCGGGACAGCCTGTGTAATTTGTGGTTCTACCAATAATCCTGCTTTCTGCTAGGTGAAAGTTACTTATAACACTTCACTTTTTTCTATTTTTATGCTCCTATCGATCAAAAAAGTAAATTGTGTTTATTTATAAACTATCCAATTAGGTTTTAAACTATTTTTTTCGTTTTTTAAAACAAAAGTCTACCAAAAGAACATAACCACACACACTATGAAAACGTTATTTTTATTATTTCTCACTATAATTACAAGCTCCTACCATTCATTCTCCCAAAACACTGTTATTGAGAACCCAATTCATGGAGGAACCACCTCTCCTTATGTAAAAATAACCCAACTGGAGCTAAGGGACACGACCACAGTCCTGCACTTTAGGGTTACCTACCGGCCGGGGTGGTGGATCAATGTAAGTTCCTCAGAAACCCACATCAAAAACAGTACCGGAGGAGAAGGCCATTATGTGCAGAAAGCGGAAGGCATCAACCTGGATGAAAAACACACCATGGATGAATCAGGTGTGCACCAGTATACCTTATATTTTCCTGCTTTAGAAAAGGGTACCGAAAAAATAGATTTTCTCGAGGAGCAGTGGAAAATTTACGACATTCATCTAACAGCATCTCCTGTTTCCACATCACCTATTCCGGAAGCATTGCTCGGTAACTGGATCCGTACAGACGGCAGCAATGAATGGGTATACGGATTTGACAAGGACAAACTCATCATGGATGGTCAGGTATTTCCCATTCATGCAGTAAATGTCCAAAACAGCAAAGGGGAAATCACCTATAAAGCGAATGGAATCACCAACTCCCTTTATTATCAGAAAAATAAAGACGGTAAAATAGGGATAGGAAAAACACCAAACTCTCTGGAGCTTTTCAGTCAAACATTGACCAATAGTCCGGACTACAGTCTTGATAATGACGAGTTTTTTCAAGAGCCGATATTTCAAAAGGATAGTGCGACATACAAAGGCTATCTCAAAGGTTATCACCCCAAAATGGGAATGACCGGAAAGGTGTATTTAAATAATATCCTAACAAGAGATCAGGAAGGTTACGAGGTCATCATAAAATCAGACGGAACTTTCCATGCCAAATTCCCCATGATCTATCCGGAGCAAGCTTTTATCCGGATACTGGGCAATTCCCATACCGTCTATTTCGAACCGGGGAAAACTACCTTTGAGTTCATCGATCTCACTACCCACAGCATGCTTAAATATGATAAGTCAAGATACCAGGAAACCACTGGCTATCGATTTATGGGAGACAATGCCAAAGTCAATACGGATCTTGAAGGCATGAGTGATATTCAGAATTTTGATTTTAATTATGTCCAATCCAATATCCTGGATATGGAAAAAGAAGCTTATAAAGCTTATTGCCTGGATATCCTAAATAAGGATATGGAAGACTTCAATACCTACGTAAACACTCATCAGGTAAGCGAAAAGGCCCGTTTTATCATGGAAAAATTTATTAAATTCAATATCTATTCACAGATAATGACTTATAACATGTACAGGTCAAGCATCCACCGAAGAAAAAACCGGGAGGCCAAACCTTTGGAAAGGACAATGCTGGATAGTAGCTATTTGTCCTTTCTCCGGGACATTGACCTTAACTCCCCGTCAAACCTGGTCGCTACAAATTTTGACGGCTTAGTCAACCGCGTCATGTACTCGAATATCATTAGAGGACAAGAATTCAGCAATCCATATGAGAACCTGGAAGCTGAAATGAATAAAAATGAAATCCCTCTTACGGAAGAGCAACGCTCAGCAATCAAAAGCATCTCTGAGGCAAGTTCATACGATGAACTCGATAGTACACTAAAGTCCAATAAGCCTGTAACCGACCCATTGTTTTCAGCTCACAAAACTCTGATTACTATTCTCCAACTATCAAATTCCCATCAAAAAATTACTGATCGCCTGGAAAAATCCCTGGGTATAAAAGAGGGATTATTTGCGGATTGTATGCTTTCAAAAGAAATATATGCCAAATCAAAATCAACCTATACCCCCTATTCCAATGAGGAGGAAAAAGTAATTCCTTCCCTGTTTGAAAACCGCTTTATAGCAGACTACTTTTTGGAAACCAACCAAGATTTCAAAAAAGAAATAGCTTCAATTGAGGAAAAAAACAAGTCAGCCGAAGGTTATCATATCAATGAAATACCAGAAGTCAATGCCGACCAGCTATTTGAGACCATGATGGCCCAATTCAAAGGAAAAGTGGTCTATGTGGATTTTTGGGCCACTTGGTGCGGTCCCTGTATCTCGGGAATAAAACAAATTGCCCCGCTAAAAGAAGAAATGAAGGATGAGGATGTTGTATTTGTCTATATTACTGATCAAAGCTCTCCTGAAAAACTTTGGAACTTCAAGGTGCCGGGCATCAAAGGAGAACACTTCCGCGTAAACAATGATCAATGGAATATCCTTTCCCAAAAATTCCAGATAAGCGGTATCCCCCATTATGTACTTGTGGACAAAGATGGGAAAGTGGTCAGAAACAATTTCCGTATAAGTAACGCTGAAACAAAAAAACTGATCGAAGAACACCTGAATTAATATTCCCCACTAGTCCTGCTTTGTCAAATTAAGAAAGTACCTTAAAAAGATCTCTTGT from Echinicola soli encodes the following:
- a CDS encoding DUF5522 domain-containing protein, with the protein product MNKEKRCPNCQKAFACTTECWCSAFPPIVPLEENKGCLCPDCLKSAIQDRISHWTAHLSPKKIKTIQKMGKPTSLIEGIDYTVNDQGFYVFSSWYLLRQGKCCGNGCKNCPYQKKN
- a CDS encoding bifunctional adenosylcobinamide kinase/adenosylcobinamide-phosphate guanylyltransferase; the protein is MIYYITGGERSGKSNYAQQLAESLSKTPLYLATSRIWDQDFQKRVDRHQADRDERWTTIEEEKHLGQVDISGKVVVLDCVTLWLTNWFSDTKGDIASCLDHCKSELDLLFDSAQNGTLIIISNEIGMGLHAQTEVGRKFTELQGWINQYIAQRTDKATFMVSGLPLELK
- a CDS encoding Dph6-related ATP pyrophosphatase, with product MIKSVFNWSGGKDSALALYHVMQDEEIHVDRLMTTVNEAYQRVSMHGVRRELLQAQARSIGLQVDELLLPEMPSMDTYNQLMGDKMREIKDADITHSIFGDIFLEDLKKYREEKLAEAGLKALFPLWKRNTTELIHEFLDLGFKTVVVCVKTELLPKEFAGRVIDEDFLKDLPSSVDPCGENGEFHTFVFDGPIFSSPVHFALGDKVFRSYEAPKDKKEGCYSFSHEQPKEIGFYFQDLKPAEK
- the cobT gene encoding nicotinate-nucleotide--dimethylbenzimidazole phosphoribosyltransferase gives rise to the protein MIDFHIPPLDHSLEKALQQKIDLKTKPIGALGDLENLALHIGLVQQSLSPSLKHPHILVFAGDHGIAKENLVNPYPQEVTYQMVMNFLEGGAAINIFAKQHHLALKVIDAGVNYDFTDQPNLIHAKIAKGTANYLHGPAMTEEQCLGALQKGAELVDQVYQEGCNVIGFGEMGISNTSSAALIMHTICGLPLQECVGKGTGTNDNQQKIKLQTLSKAIRLHNQIDKKNPVQILSTFGGFEIAQLCGAMLKAAERKMVILVDGFITTAAVLVAKTIDANLLSYCIFTHCSHEKGHAAMLEYFKAKPLLRLGMRLGEGSGAALAYPLVASACGFLNEMASFDSAGVSKESR
- a CDS encoding adenosylcobinamide-GDP ribazoletransferase — encoded protein: MMRELQAFFTALMFYTRIPCPSWVDHSEEYLRISRKYFPFIGWIIGGASAITLLLSYQVLPVTLALFLSIAISVILTGAFHEDGFADTMDGFGGGWTKEKILLIMKDSRIGTFGAVGLILLLAIKFLGLMELAKIIQKNSYSFEFYQCIFACYISGHSISRFVALTFFKTHQYAKINDEIGSKSKPIAKGDFPTRDLFVASVFAFLPLALFQNYAVFLAIIPCFMAKWWMGRWFQKWIGGYTGDCLGAVQQVTEVVFYLSLLIIWKYI
- the cobC gene encoding alpha-ribazole phosphatase, whose amino-acid sequence is MEIYLIRHTKPAIAKGTCYGQTDLHLADSFPEEANIIKTKLTGQITSIQVFSSPLLRCSTLAKALFPTVSITEDPRLMELDFGNWEMLAWDDIPKIEITPWMEDFVQVPCPGGESYRQLYDRCVAFITELKKQQIEKAIIITHAGPIRAIHAYFNNIALKDSFSLKVDYGEVIKLGN
- a CDS encoding TlpA family protein disulfide reductase, translated to MKTLFLLFLTIITSSYHSFSQNTVIENPIHGGTTSPYVKITQLELRDTTTVLHFRVTYRPGWWINVSSSETHIKNSTGGEGHYVQKAEGINLDEKHTMDESGVHQYTLYFPALEKGTEKIDFLEEQWKIYDIHLTASPVSTSPIPEALLGNWIRTDGSNEWVYGFDKDKLIMDGQVFPIHAVNVQNSKGEITYKANGITNSLYYQKNKDGKIGIGKTPNSLELFSQTLTNSPDYSLDNDEFFQEPIFQKDSATYKGYLKGYHPKMGMTGKVYLNNILTRDQEGYEVIIKSDGTFHAKFPMIYPEQAFIRILGNSHTVYFEPGKTTFEFIDLTTHSMLKYDKSRYQETTGYRFMGDNAKVNTDLEGMSDIQNFDFNYVQSNILDMEKEAYKAYCLDILNKDMEDFNTYVNTHQVSEKARFIMEKFIKFNIYSQIMTYNMYRSSIHRRKNREAKPLERTMLDSSYLSFLRDIDLNSPSNLVATNFDGLVNRVMYSNIIRGQEFSNPYENLEAEMNKNEIPLTEEQRSAIKSISEASSYDELDSTLKSNKPVTDPLFSAHKTLITILQLSNSHQKITDRLEKSLGIKEGLFADCMLSKEIYAKSKSTYTPYSNEEEKVIPSLFENRFIADYFLETNQDFKKEIASIEEKNKSAEGYHINEIPEVNADQLFETMMAQFKGKVVYVDFWATWCGPCISGIKQIAPLKEEMKDEDVVFVYITDQSSPEKLWNFKVPGIKGEHFRVNNDQWNILSQKFQISGIPHYVLVDKDGKVVRNNFRISNAETKKLIEEHLN